Genomic window (Ranitomeya variabilis isolate aRanVar5 chromosome 8, aRanVar5.hap1, whole genome shotgun sequence):
TGGTCACAGCTTACCTTCTCCCCCTGTCTTCATAATGATGCCACTGGTCACAGCTTACCTTCTTCCCCTGTCTTCATAAGGATGCCACTGGTCACAGCTTACCTTCTCCCCCTCTCTTCATGATAATGCCACTGGTCACAGCTTACCTTCTCCCCCTCTCTTCATAATGATGCCACTGGTCACAGCTTACCTTCTCCCCCTCTCTTAATAATGACCTTAGCCCACATTAGATCATGCACAGATTAAACTTCAGAATAAAAAAAGAGAATCTGAGTCACTCTTTTGCTGCTAATGTTTATATGTCCAATAGGAATTGGAAGTCTTAAATTAGGCCTAGCATCTTTGTGGAAATAGCAagcatttttattatttataataatatgtaaaaaaatataaaataaagcatttaacattaaaaaaaacacgCTGATTTAAACAATAAGTAATTTTCTAGCGACATGTGAAATTAAGTTGAAGCTCCAGGGCTCAAAAACAAAATTTGTAACAGAGTCCCCCCACCTGCCATGTGGCAGAGCCGCAGGGGGGCATGAGGACTCGACCTCTGCACCACCCTATAGATACACATTGACATTTGTACTGTCCAGTGGAAATTTTTCTTGGCCTTTCCAAAAACTCCTGTCACTCCAGAGAATCATAGGGGTTTATCGAGCCTGAGTATTTGTTACACCTCCGTAATATTCCATCCTTTCTTGTTTATGGCATAATAAAGGAAATGTGTATGACTTTTTGTCCCCCAAGTCCTGGATGGATAGAACTGATGGATATTGCCCATCCTCATGCAGCAGGTTGATGTAGCTCCTAGCAAAATAGTTGATGTTTACTTTGCATTTAGCTCCAGCAGATAAGCCAACCATAGTCCAATTTCATCCCCAGCTATACAGAAAATGAAGGcactttttccagcatgatggacttGGCCTGTGGACTTGGTATCCACAAGTCCTCTTCTtcatttttcttcttcttctttttgccCGGCGGAGGTTTCAGCGTGTTACTTTTTCTGGTCCGACAACAGCAAAAGTGACAACAAATAATGCTGGCAATGAGTAACACAAGTACCGGTAGGGCGAGTAATACACCCAGGCAGATGGTGTTGTAAATCCCTTGCTCATGTTTATTTTGTATCATCTCATAGATCCTTTGAAAAAAAACATTTATCGACTCCATAGTAAGAGCTGAAGAAAATCTGGAATGCCGATTCCTGAAAGTTTCTGTGCTGGCTAAGAAGTCAATATGAAGAAATGCAGTCACGTAGTCATTGCTAAAGGATATTCCAATTATTCATCTGATAAGGCAGGCTTCACCCTGAGTGGTAAAAAAAGAAATATATCAACATTTATGGAATTCATAGAAGTTTGTGATACAGATTGAGATGAAAAATTCATTTTACAATTGCATATATAGGATTTACATATAGATCCCGAATATGACAATATTATTCTAGAGAACTACAAGGAGAATCATATTTCTATACATTTGTATTATATCACCATGTTAGATCCAAGGTTGGTTGGAGACATCTGggcaaaaattccacaaaaatatgTCTTACTTAAACTAAAAAGACATAACTAATACATTTTTCTAATTGTTCATCTCTGTTTCCCGCTAATGTTAAAAAACAGCCAGCACAGTGGACAATCATTCTGTGCCTGCCACACACAGTATATGGTAATATATGCTCTACTTCcatttgaaggtttttttttttaaattgtacttTTTTTCAATTTTATCCATAGCAAAAAATGAATATGCATGTAAAGCTTACATATGTGTATGGCAAAAGGTAGTAAAAAAACACCTTACAGTTGGTATGGCAAAAACCAAGACTTCATATAGTAACatttctatataaataaaaaagttgtggctgtTACATCGATGACCTCTGGAAGGTGGAAATTAAAAATTCTTCTGACAGTCTAACTTGCCATGTGTAGTGCATGTGGGACGtgtatgtgtattttatatacaatatgtttgtgtgcatatatgtattatgtatatatgtgtgcgtAACTGAGGGTTTGTATTGGGGCACAAAGGGGCTAAAAGGGAGGCAGTAGGCAGGGCCTACACAGAAAAGTGTGTGTGGGGGGTAGATTAAGTGATTGAGGGATTGCATGGTTCTATCTGATTGGTTAAAGGAGCCGGGTGCAAAGGTTTGCCTGGGCAGTACAAGGCCAGCCCATTAGAGGATCGGCATCCACTCTACATTGTCTAAGATTGATTGAAGGCTAGCAGTACTGGAGAATTAAAACTAAAAATTTCGGTATTGTTCGGCTGCTCGGGGTTAAGCACTGTATCACGGCAGCTGGTGGGAACGGGGCAATGGAAAGTCAATCAGTGGTATGAGAAAAGGAGGAGTGGATCTGTTTTTGTAGGGCCCTATCCCCTTTAACAGGTGAAAAAAAATACTTAGGGTTCCTACTCTTCAAAGGTCTCAGAGGGACAATTTTTGGGACATCGTCCAGCAGAAGGGCCCCCAATCAGTGCAATGCAGTTGGGGGCAAAGAAGAATAGATGATGCCACAAGGATTTTATTTGTTGAGCTTCCAAAAACTCTCTCCAATTGTTAATATGTTATGAGTATTAATATTATTAATGTTATTTAATAAAGGCAGCTGTAGCCATTTCATCTAAACCTTCTGTTTGTTGTTATTAAAGGGGGCAAAGGAAAAGGGAGAATGCGGGTGGTTCAAGCCAGGCAAAGTTCAGCCATTCCTCCGTCATGTGTATGTATTAAGATGTGCATATTTTTGTATATGATACTGGGCATTACGGTGGCCCAGACACACGTGCTACGCAGGGGCCCTTTACTGTCAGTGTGCATCCCAGGAcaatatataatatttatattttaATTTCCTTTCAAGTAGTTCTTTAGTCCTGAACACCACCTATCTTATAAGCTATAATCTGACATTTTCCACTCATTCTCATTTATGTACGAATTGTCATTAATCCTGTAAACTtctctatttaaaaaaaataaagtgcaatcaaATTTTTCAAGTGTATCATAAAACAACTGAAAAAGAACTGATATTAGTAAAATAAATGGCAGCCCCAGCCTCCCAGTGTGGTTATTGTGAGGTTTCGCAGTGGTTGAGGGCGCTCTGTGTAACATGCAGTGCCCTTCCTGTTTATAAGTGTTCACTATTCTTACCGAGGTCTCGGAGCATTACACATCCTGTTTGTCTTAGGACTGGCAGGGAACCACGGTTCTCATGTTTACTCCACACCAGCTGGAATGTGTCGATGGGAACCCAACACCACTGCCAATTTGTACTTGCTTTTCGTGTAAACTAAAAATGAAGAGGTTCAGGTTCAGCCTAAGACTAGCATTAGCTCTATAGTCTTTATATTCAAGATCCTGCAGGTTTGTACATCAGCTTTATTACAGTTGCTGCTTTTTGCTTTTACTTTCTTGCAGTgcagaaaaaaaagtggaaaacctTAGTAAGTTAGCTGATGCTATCAGGTGTTATTCATACTTCAGTAGCCAAAATTGGAACAATAAAGCCAAGCAAAACTAAAAAAGTCCAAAATGCTGTGGAACAACCCCCATGTTACAAGAATGTCGTCAGGGTTGCATCAGCTCCAATATTTTTGAGCAGCAATAATCCTGGCTAAGTTTGGTCTGCTGGCAAGAATGGTGTTAGCATGGTTTCATAGTTAATGTAGTGCATACTTACGATCGATGCTCCAAAAGAAATACAGATATCTCAGACCAGCCAAACCAGAGACCAGTTGAAAAGGAAGAAGAAAACATCTGCATACAATTGTTTTTGGGCTCTTGCCCCATATTGGTGTAGAGCAGGGTACTGTATTATTGGAGGTGTGGTGCCTTACACATAGCACAGGGGGGTCCTACTTCTCATTGAGGATCCACAGGGATGCGTAGAGAAACTAATTTAAAGGTAATGGATAATGGAAAACAACTTAAAAATTAGCTCTACTCCAGAAGAAAGAAAGCATACCGGCTGAACCAGAGACTGCCCCCAAAAAAGGATTCAGGTACAGATAGCGGCTTCAAGGGTTTTTTTGccgctcatcagtgcaaagcaagagccaTAAATAAAGTGGTTCTGATTTATAAGGATGCCCCCTTTACATGAAGATCCTTCACCTGCTCTGTTATGGAATATTAATACTACAAAGGCCGTGTCCTACCCAAAGACCTCTGTCTACTACCCAGAGTTGAGAGTAGTCTTGTATTATGTCTCCATATAAATTCCGAACAATCAACTTTTCTGGTGCCTTGCTATACCAACAGCATGCCTCTAAATTCATAGGGagtcatgcagcattttttttaaaaaataaaacattattcCATATCCTTTGGGTATAGCTCCAACACAGGAATTGCCTATGACCATGGACGTAAATGCCATAGAGACAAAGCCTGTGGCTACCATAGAGGCCTTGATGAGAGGCGGTCCGGTCCTTGTTGGTCCCATTCTCTGTGCCACTGAGTAGTTAGAACTTTTGACAACGCTCATCGGAAAGATGTTATTGTTAGCAAAGCAAGAGAAGTGGCCTCTCTAATTCCAGCATCCTAGGGGTTAGAGATCAGAATGTGGTGCACTATATCCTACAGACATGCCATAATATTCAATAATAGGGAATGTCTACTTAATCGGGGAAACCTTTATATGGTGATGCAGATTTCCTCTGCGTTTGCTTGTATCATCTCCAGTTTGCTCCAGGATAATTGGCTTCATGGTCATGGAAAATTGTAGCAGGAATATGTGGGTGGAGGAGCCCGAGCCACTGAAATTACATCCCAAATGCCACTCTGAACAGTTGTAGGTGCCAATTACAGATAATAAAAAAATGGTATCCTCCTGCTCTCCATTACTTGCTGTTCAGAATTCTCTGTTTGGACCGCCTCGGTGTCATGAGATGGATATGCAGTaggtagttcatttttgctcaattTGTTCTTAAATGATTCATTTTCTAGTGCTACTTGATAATAATTAAGTGCTCACCCAAAATAAATGCACCTCTATCCCTCCCTCCCACATTTTGCTGGTGACATACCATAATAATAGCTCTCGTACCTGCTATAACCTGCAGAAAATAAGTTTTGTTTGGAAAACATGAAAGGgaaacaataaagatctatggggtTGTACCATATAGTCTTCACATGCGCCGCGCCGCCAACGCTGTGCTGCCTTTGATGTGTCTCTGGGGTAGTTATAAAATATTGATGTGTCTCCGCGGTTCACAACTTGTAACCAGCAGTATAAATAATATACAGGGAAGTGATTCAGCTCTTATTGAGTCAATGCTTCAATACTTACAGAGTGTAAAAATCACATTATTTAGACACAGTATAAAGATGGAGCATGGCACTGCATTGCTCGAAATAAATATTTATATGGTGACTGCTTTCCTTGCCTTGGGCATGTGTAGCCTATGCTTATGGCTACGgtcacacgttcaatatttggtcagtattttacatcagtatttctaagccaaaaccaggagcgggtgaaaaacacagaagtggtgacgtgtttctattatacttttcctctgattgttccactcctggttttggcttacaaatactgatgtaaaatactgactagtgatgagcgaatatactcggtactcgagatttaccgagcacgcttgggtgtccttcgagtatttgtaagtagtcggagattaagttttcagtgccgcagctgaatgatttacatctgttagccagcttgattacatgtggggattcactagcaaccagtcagcccccacatgtactcatgctggctaacagatgtaaatcattcagctgcggcaatgaaaactaaatctccaagtacttacaaatactcgaaggacacccgagcatgctcgggaaatcttgagtatcgagtatattcgctcatcactaatactgaccaattactgaaAGTGGGAACGTGGCCTATATCCGAGGAGTCTGTTGTGTCCGTGCTTCCTGTGCTGCCATGGAGAGGAATCCCCAGCCAGGGCCAACCTATGAGCTACACTGAGGTTGTGGCCACACTGTGAGATTGGTGCACCTCTTACCGATACGTTTGGCTGACTTTAGACAATAAAGGTAACCTATCAGCTACAAAAAGCCATTCACCTTCAGATACAGTGCTAATCTGAAGGTAATTAGTGTTTTAATTATGTATATCTGGCTTTCTAAAAAAAGTGGCTGCAGAGAGAAGATTAAGTTATATTCTCTCTGCAGCTGCTCACTTCCAGCTGTTACTGCCACTGCTCAATATACTATAAGAGAGCTGTTGTCACTCCCCCTGTActttgactgacagcctgctctgcagcatGTTTGTGCAGAGTATGTGTGCAGAATAGGCTGTCAGTCAAGGTGCATGAGGGAGGATTTTGGATCATTTtcttgctgcataacccaagtgcacttcagcttgaggtcacaaacagatggctggacattctccttcaggattttttggtagacagcagaattcatggttccatttaccacagcaagtcttccatttCCTGAAGCAGcacaacagccccagaccatcacactacccccACCATATTTTTCTGTTGGTATGAtgctccttttctgaaatgctgtgttacttcaacACCAAATGTAataggacatacaccttccaaaacgtttaacttttgtcttgtcagtccacagagtattctccaaaATGTCTTTGGGatgatcaagatgttttctggcaaaactgagatgagcctttatgttcttattgctcaacagTTCTTGGAATTCAGCCacacaggccatttttgcccagtctctttcttatagtggagtcatgaacactgaccttgacAGAGGCAAGTGAGGCAtgtagttctttggatgttgttgtgaggtcttttgtgacctctttgataagtcgtcgctgtgctcttggggtaagttTGGCCGgcttcctgggaaggttcaccactgttccatgttttcaccatttgtggataatggctctcactgtggcttACCGCAGTCCCAAGGCTTTAGAAATGTTCTtgcaaccttttccagactgatagatctcaattactttatttctcatttgttccagaatttctttggatcgtggcatgatgtctagcttttaaggtactatttaagtgatttcttgattgagaacagatgtggcagtaatcaggcctggatgttgctagggaatttgaactcagcatcCCAAAGATGTCATAAACCCACATTTAATGTATGTTTTATGGGGgaagggacaatcactttttcacacagtgccctttaggtttggatttctttttcccttaataataaagaccttcatgtaaaaactgcattttgtgtttacttgtgttatctttgtcataatatttaaatttgtttgtcaCCTAAAACATTTAAATatggcaaacatgcaaaagaataggaaatcaggaagagggcaaacacttttATGTGAGGGGAGCCAGGGCCGTATTCGTGGCTGACATATATTTCCCAATCGCGCCCTTGTCTCCTGCCACATGAAAGCAATGTTCCCTTGTTAGTGtacctgtctctcctttctctgaacCATCAGGGTCGCCTCTGGTCTGTTGCAGACTCACTCCCGACGATTGCACACAAATAGAGACAGAATCCAGCTCCAACTTTAAATGAgtaactttactggtttctttCCTCAGCATGTCCAAATCAATTACAGCATCAACATTGGGTTCCACACAGTTTACATTCTTCACT
Coding sequences:
- the KIAA0040 gene encoding uncharacterized protein KIAA0040 homolog; this encodes MESINVFFQRIYEMIQNKHEQGIYNTICLGVLLALPVLVLLIASIICCHFCCCRTRKSNTLKPPPGKKKKKKNEEEDLWIPSPQAKSIMLEKVPSFSV